CACGGGGACGACGCTGATCACGCGGACGACCACGATGACGCTGATCACGCGGATGCGGATGGGCACACGGAAAACGAATCCGGACAAGAGGAGAGCAAAAACCCTCACATCTGGATGGACCCCGCCAACGCGATCATCATGGTGACGAACATCGCTGACGCGCTCGCGGACAAGGATCCGACCAACGCGGCGGGCTTCAAGAAGAATGCAGAGACATACAACGCGAAGCTCAAGAAACTGGACGAATGGATCGCCGACAGCGTGGACCAGGTTCCCGCCGATAAACGCCTCATGGTCTCGAACCACGACGCCTTCTACTACTACACCCAGGCCTTCGACATCGATTTCGTCGGCTCGATCATCCCGAACTTCGAGGACAACGCGGAACCGAGCGCTGCGCAGATTCAAGACCTCATCGACAACATCAAGAAGCTGGGCGTCAAGGCCATATTCTCCGAGTCGGCCATCGATCCGAAGGCCGCAGAACAGGTGGCCAAGTCCGCGGGCGTAACGGTTTACTCGGGTGAGGATGCCTTGTATGCGGATTCACTCGGCCCCGCGGGATCGACGGGGGATACCTACATCAAGGCACAGATCCACAACACGACGGTGATTCTCAGCGCCTGGGGGGCCCAGCCGCTCACCCTCCCCAGTGACATACAGTCGTAGTGTGACTGGAACGGATGGAACTGCCCCGAGCCTTGATCTCGCGGACGCGGCCTTCAGCTACGGGGGACCCCCCGCGCTCAGCGGCGTAACCGCGCACGCGCGCGCGGGTGACGCGATCGCACTGATCGGACCGAACGGCTCGGGCAAGTCTACGTTGATCAAGGGCCTGCTGGGCCTGGTCGGATGCGTCAGCGGCACGGTGCGCGTCCTGGGCGAATCTCCCAGGGACGCGCGCCGCCGCGTGGGCCTGATGCCGCAGACGGAAGAACTCGACCCCGAATTTCCCGTTACCCTGCGGCAGGTCGTCATGATGGGGCGCTACCGGCAGATGGGTGCCATGCGCTGGCCCAGCGCCGCCGACAAAGAAGCCGTCAAGCAAGCGATAGATCGCGTGGGGCTGAGCGGGCACGAGCGGCGGCGCTTCGGCGAGCTGTCCGGAGGCCAACAGCAGCGCGGGATATTGGCGCGGGCAATAGTGTCAGGCCCGCGGATTCTGCTGCTCGACGAGCCTTTCAACGGCCTGGATCAGACCAATCGCGATGCGCTCCTCAAACTCGTAAGCGAACTGCGCGCGGAGGGCGTGACGATCGTGACGTCCACCCACGACCTGCAACTTGCCCGCGATGTTTGTAGCCACGTCATGCTGCTGAATAAGTCCATGATCGCGTTCGGACCCATCGCGTCAACCCTCACCCTCGACAAAATCGAAACGACCTTCCACGGGCTCGGGGTCGAGATCGACGAACACACCCTGACCACACCCGATCACGACCACGGCCGGCACGGATGAGCCCGGCGGACATTGCGCAGGTATTCGCGCTTCCCTTCATGGGCAGGGCGCTGCTGGTGGCGGCGGTCATTTCCGTCGCCGCCGCGATGATCGGCCTGTTCGTGAACTTGCGAAACCTCGAATTCGTCTCCGACGGATTGACGCACTCGGTGTTCCCGGGCCTCGTCATCGGGTACATCGTGGGCGGCACGGAATGGATGGTGGTCGGCGCGCTCGCGGCCGCCATGATCGGCGCCGTTACGCTGACGGTCCTGGACCGCCGCCATGTTGGATCGGATGCCGCGGTCGCGGTCGTGCTCACGTCCATGTTCTCGATCGGGGTCGTGCTTGTTTCGCGGCGATCAGGTTACGTCTCGGAGCTGGAACAGCTACTGTTCGGGAACCTGCTCGCTATTCCGCCGCAATTGGTCGGACAGATCGTTGCGGTGAGCGCCGCGGCCTGCCTGATCATCGTGATCGGCTGGAAGTGGTTCCTGTTCCGAGCCTTCGACGCGCGCGGGTTCGCCGCGGCCGGATTCCCGACGCTGCCGTACGACGTGGCGCTCAATAGTGCGGTCGCGCTAATCGTCGTCGCAGGGTCGCAGGCCATCGGGAATCTGATGGTTTTGGCCCTGATAATTGTTCCCGTGGGGGCGGCGCGCCTGGTTACGCGCAGGGTCCTTCTTATTACCCCGATTGCCGCTGCGCTGGCCGTCACGGCCAACGCGGTGGGTCTGGTCGTGGGCTTCGATCTATCGGTCAACCAGGACGTTTCGGCATCGCCATCGGCGGTCGCGGTGCTAACGCTCATAGCCTTCTACCTGGTCATCATGGCCATGGGCCTATTGGCGCGGGCCTTCGCATCGCACGGAAAATCACCGACGAGTTCCCCGTCCCCCCCTCCCAGCGCCCCCGATCACGATGCGGTTGACCGCGCGGCGGCGCGCGGCGCCGCGTTGTCGGGTGCCGGGGCGTCGGGTGCCGGTGAGGCGGGTGTTGCTTCGGCGGATGGTGCGATGTCGGATGCCGGTGTGCCGGGTGCCGGTGCGGCGGGTGTTGCTTCGGCGGATGGTGCGATGTCGGATGCCGGTGTGCCGGGTGGTGCGGCGGGTGCCGGCGCACCTGCCAGGGGCGGAGCCGAAGGCGGCGCAGCCGCCACCGCCACCGCATTCGATGGGGGACGGGAGGAAGGGCGAGGGTGAACTCGTTCTATCAATTGGCGCAAAGCGAAGCGCTGGTGCTGGGGCTCCTGGCCGGGATCGTGGGGCCGATTGTGCTGCTGCGCAAGCGCGCGTTCTTTACGGTTGCGCTCACTCACGCGAGCTTCCCCGGCGGCATCATCGCGGCGCTTATGGGAATGAATGTGGTCCTTGGAGCGGGGGTCTTCAGCCTGGTGCTCGTTGCGGTGCTGGCCGCGCTGAGCCGCGTCCGGCGGCAGGGCGACCAGGTTGCGACGGGCGTGGTGCTGACCGGCGGGTTTGCTCTGGGCATGCTGCTGCAATCGCTCAATCCCGCGCGCGCGGGCGCGGTGAGTTCTTACCTGGTCGGATCCATCTTGACGGTGCGTGAATCCGACGTCGCGGCCAGTGCCGTGGTCCTGGCGGCGGCGGTCATTGTCGTGGGCGTTTGGGGTAAGGAACTGGTGTTTTCTAGCTTCGACCGCGTCGGCTATGCGGCGGTGGGGTACTCGCCGGTTTTCATCGATGTTATTGCGCTTGTGCTCATTGCCGCGACGGTTGCCGTGATGATGCCGGCAGCGGGCGCAATCCTTGCGATCGCGTTGATAGTGGGGCCAGCGGCCGCCGCCAGAGCGTTGACCGGGCGGCTGTTCCTGCTGATGCCGCTGGCGGCCACCTTCGGTGTCATTAGCACGCTCGGCGGGCTGGAGATATCGAAGGCCTGGAACGTGGCTGCGGGCGGTTCGATGTCGCTGCTCGCGGCCGCCTTATTCGTGTGTGCTCTGTTGGTGCGCGCCGGGGTGACGCGGCTGCGGGCGGCGCGCTGAGGGGGAGTGCGCGGGTGCGGGTGGTTGGCCGCGAGCGAGCAAAAGGGGCGGGGCGACCACTGCGTAGTGGTCGCCCCGCCCCTCCCCTCGTTGTCGGCTATCGCCAAGAGGCCTTGATCTTCTTGACCTTCGCCTTCGACCGGTTACCGGCCTTGTCGTAGGCCCTGACCTTGACCTTCTTCAGGTTCGCCGTGATCCGGATCTTCTTGCTGGACTTGTAGGTCTTCCACTTGCCCTTGCCGTTCACCTTGTACTGGAT
This is a stretch of genomic DNA from Rarobacter incanus. It encodes these proteins:
- a CDS encoding metal ABC transporter substrate-binding protein, encoding MKKTVLAVPVALLAAAALAGCAGGTAASSSSSSRPSAGKSDLAIVATTTQVADFTRNVVGDLAQVTQLIQPNASAHSFDPTAAELLAISQADVIVESGAGLETWLSKVTEAAGFKGTLVDSSQGVELGGDGDHDHDHGDDADHADDHDDADHADADGHTENESGQEESKNPHIWMDPANAIIMVTNIADALADKDPTNAAGFKKNAETYNAKLKKLDEWIADSVDQVPADKRLMVSNHDAFYYYTQAFDIDFVGSIIPNFEDNAEPSAAQIQDLIDNIKKLGVKAIFSESAIDPKAAEQVAKSAGVTVYSGEDALYADSLGPAGSTGDTYIKAQIHNTTVILSAWGAQPLTLPSDIQS
- a CDS encoding metal ABC transporter ATP-binding protein, coding for MTGTDGTAPSLDLADAAFSYGGPPALSGVTAHARAGDAIALIGPNGSGKSTLIKGLLGLVGCVSGTVRVLGESPRDARRRVGLMPQTEELDPEFPVTLRQVVMMGRYRQMGAMRWPSAADKEAVKQAIDRVGLSGHERRRFGELSGGQQQRGILARAIVSGPRILLLDEPFNGLDQTNRDALLKLVSELRAEGVTIVTSTHDLQLARDVCSHVMLLNKSMIAFGPIASTLTLDKIETTFHGLGVEIDEHTLTTPDHDHGRHG
- a CDS encoding metal ABC transporter permease, whose protein sequence is MSPADIAQVFALPFMGRALLVAAVISVAAAMIGLFVNLRNLEFVSDGLTHSVFPGLVIGYIVGGTEWMVVGALAAAMIGAVTLTVLDRRHVGSDAAVAVVLTSMFSIGVVLVSRRSGYVSELEQLLFGNLLAIPPQLVGQIVAVSAAACLIIVIGWKWFLFRAFDARGFAAAGFPTLPYDVALNSAVALIVVAGSQAIGNLMVLALIIVPVGAARLVTRRVLLITPIAAALAVTANAVGLVVGFDLSVNQDVSASPSAVAVLTLIAFYLVIMAMGLLARAFASHGKSPTSSPSPPPSAPDHDAVDRAAARGAALSGAGASGAGEAGVASADGAMSDAGVPGAGAAGVASADGAMSDAGVPGGAAGAGAPARGGAEGGAAATATAFDGGREEGRG
- a CDS encoding metal ABC transporter permease; translation: MNSFYQLAQSEALVLGLLAGIVGPIVLLRKRAFFTVALTHASFPGGIIAALMGMNVVLGAGVFSLVLVAVLAALSRVRRQGDQVATGVVLTGGFALGMLLQSLNPARAGAVSSYLVGSILTVRESDVAASAVVLAAAVIVVGVWGKELVFSSFDRVGYAAVGYSPVFIDVIALVLIAATVAVMMPAAGAILAIALIVGPAAAARALTGRLFLLMPLAATFGVISTLGGLEISKAWNVAAGGSMSLLAAALFVCALLVRAGVTRLRAAR